The sequence below is a genomic window from Montipora capricornis isolate CH-2021 chromosome 14, ASM3666992v2, whole genome shotgun sequence.
aggtctaattaaaataaatacaaaagaatataaagtaggtcaccatttatgaaagtggtctatgctaaaggtgcaaacattttccacaagaatggaacgtgaaagcaggtggcattatgggatagctgtggactcgggtcttctcggaaatgtcacgcaatggcgtgacagtgggaaaagacaatcgctttgagaacttcgcagcgattctactctcttgaatgctcggtgaccaccatttttctttccgtagatcactcctttttctgattttgtctattttaacaaaaaaaaaaaaaaagatctgtacgtgagaagctACAAATAtctcgccttttatgctctcgtgcgaccgaagttttcttttttagacTAATAtctatcgtttttcaaggtctatatTACCttagaaaaagacatcagctgcaaaagtttgtttactttgtattagttatgttgaattgagtacgtttacctgatctaaatttcactaatgtaactttgttattgctgacagttgtaagcaaagatcgtcttaaaataacgcaagcttctaaaagtgcacctcatgatctcgataacgagcacggtgaccccccattttttttgcctatttggcaaaagtagatcattacctttctgcgtggcaagtttaaaaaaaatctgtacgtgggaacgttttgggcgcgaacgtccttaatatttctgctctgttgAATTTTCTTAAATAGATTGCATTGAGGgtgaaattttacttttttaactaTTTCATGCAAATTAGTTGTTACGCGTTACACGCTGATTTTGTAactattttcttgcattttgaagatttttttgGTCTTGTGTTCTtcaaaatgataattttttaacATATCACTTAACAACAATCCCTGTTCAAGTAAGGTAGAAAATTTGAACGAAATCCATCATTAGCTTGCAAAGatattggaaaatatatttgagCAACCACTAATGTACATGTGTATCGTGCTACAAATCAGAAAAGATGTAGGTtaaaaatcaagatggtaaaACTGGCCATAAGTAGcaatttttgatgttttgtGGCAAATTTGTCCCAGCTACTGTAGTTATTCCCTTCAGTGAGGAGACTCTAAGAGCTTCCTCACTGAAGAGAAGGAAGAGTGTTGTTTTCAGGCCCTCAAAAGCAGAGATTGTATGACCACAACCTTAATCAAATGTtcctgcaaagaaaaaaaaaaacaagtgaatTTATTCCAGTTTCTGGTTTGAagcttgttttctttcctgtatCAAGGGGACAATGTAACCATACGAAGTAATTATCAGGCAAAGTCCCAAATGCACCTTCCAACAAGTTGCATAAAAAATACTTCTTTACAATCAGTCTTGCGACAGTCTTGCTGTTACAATTTTTATCCTGAAGTCAACCTATATAGCGACTctaacaaacaacaaacttacCATCGTGCCTTCTTGAGGCTCATCATCATTCTGTTTCCTTTCCTTAGggtaaaataagaaaaaaggaaatgcatTATGAAATTACTGTAGGTTATGGCTAACTTTCCTATCAAGTTTTGCctttaaagactctctgtcgaacGGCATGCTTTGCGCACCTCGGCTCAGGTTTCGTGGACCACAAAACCTCTGTTGACCGTCCTATGTCTCCATCATGTATTGAATCCATCGCAATCTGAGGCATATTGTTCGAATCCAATGCTGGATTAGTATTAAATTAACAGTGTTATTATTCTTTTTGCCTTGAATGTGTATATTTTATTGCTAATCGGTAGTTTTGTTGATAATCGTTATTGATATATCAGATGCAAATTCGCCATGTCAACGGTGAAATACACCAGTGGATAATTGAGCAGTTGGACCGTCATGACGTAACGATGGCAGCAGATATTATCCGAATGAAGTCCTCAAAGATCTGAGCCATGAAAGTCAGTAAGAGATCACTGGGCTTCCACTTTCATTTGCTGAAGTCATTGTTTGTACTGAGTGAGCTACATTTGTTCTCCTTtctgtttgaattttttctcATAAATGTTTTTGGAAGTTGTCCAGGAAATATTGATCTTATACCAGATAACCTGTGGCTGAAATGATTTTGTCTTGTAAAGCTTATGTCGAGGTCAAACGTTCCTGGTATTGACCAAATGAGCAAGCTGTCTGTGTGCGTGACTCGATTGCAACGGTTGCAGCAGAGTCTTTGTTCATTAACTGATTTGCCACAAATTGTATACAGAAAACAACAGTATTTTTTTCATATTGTTATAAAAATACTAACGTCCAGGCCATTTTTACAAGAACAAAGAATCAAAGACAATAAAAGTTTTTTAAGGATGTCTGTTTTGTATTTGAATCCCTGCTGCTGTCGCGACTCGGGACGCATTGGGTTAGGAAACTCGATTATCTTTGTGCAGTGCTTTGCCTTATTCATTGGAAATTAACATTTCTATTCTTCAAGCCAACTATTCCTCTGTTCGCTTGAAGGAAAGGACAcaaattctcttttattttctcccGAGTGGCTACATCAAGCAGAATGAAAAAAGCATGCCAttcgacagagagtctttaaagTTGTAGAGTTTCTTGTCCAAAATTCTGACAGACATAATTATTGTGATAGCCTTGCCAAAATGCAGGTCAGCatgaatataaaatatatattgaAGCTCAGCAGGGACCAAAGGTCTGGGATTGGtagaattaaattttttttttggtttgtggGAAGGTGATGTACCAAGAAAATCTTATTGATAGTGGTAAAAAAGGTAACTGTTGCTTCATGTTaagaatgttgttttgtttcttaaaGTTAGAGTAATTGGTTGTCAATTAGGTTACCTTGGCTTCTCTCAGTGTCCTTTTAAGCTGCCGAACTTCTGCACGGAGATTTTCCACTTCTCCCTTCAGTGCTTCAAACTCTGTTGTGAAGTGTGAGGCAAAAGATTCCCAGTCTTCACTTCTTCTTCTATTGTTGCTTTGAGCTAAAGTGGGAGGACTCATCTCTAAAAGCTCATAAGAGTCATCTTCAAGCAGGGATACATACTCTCCTTTCTTCTGTGGGTAGTGATGTGGTGGTGAGAATGCATTCTAAGATTGCAGTGGTGAGTTTGCATCCCATGTTTGCTGTGGTGTTCTGTTACCAGTTAGCAGTGGCATTCTCTGTTGTATGGGCTCTGATGTTCTTGTGGCAGCTGGGATTACTGATTGGTGCTGTTGGTATGCATGTGTGGGTGATGGTGTTCTATTTCCAGAGTGAAGTGGACTTGTCTGTAGGTTGTGTGCATTGTTGGTGTGTGATGATGTATTACTAACTGTGTGCATTGGTGCCATCTTTTATTGGTGAATATGTGAGGGTAATAATGTGCAAGTTTCTGTCTGTGGTGGCAATGCCTGTTGTGGCTGCACATTGAGTAGTTGCGGTGGTGGTGGTGTTTTGGTAATGGCATGTGGTGATGTTGGTTGTTTGTGTGCATTGTGAGTGAGAGTTGCACGTGGTGGTGGTGTCTCATTGTTGCCAATACAAATTAATGGTTGTTGGGGTAAAACCTTCTGTTCTCCTTCCATTTAAGATCGCGTGAATGCGTTCTTCCTGAACAGCATGCTGTAACTTTAAAACTAGCAGTTCTCATTGAGAAGTGGGTGCTGCCGTTAAAGATTTTTGACTGCAAATATGACAATgagaatttcaacaaaaataaaacgtATTTTATTTGCAAAGGTTACATATTCTTTGAGAATATATATAGTTGTAGAAGTTGCTAaaattgacaacaaaaatatcgGTTAACGAAAACAGAAGGTATAACGAATAACATTGACTAACGCAACGTCTAATAATTAGAACGATTATTGACAATACCTTTCGTCTATCAAGTGCAAATGTTAAATATACTAAATACTTGGCGTAAGAACAGTTACTGTGTGTTATAACGGCAATAAGGGCTTCATGAACTGATCCTTATAATGATAAGTGACACTGTAACGCAAGGGATTAGAATGTATTTGATCTAACAATGTTAGGCTGTATTTGAAGCCTTTTTATCATGATGGAAAAACACTAAATATGGGGTCTGAGAATGTTAGTGACTACTTTGGAACGTTTATTGTACGTCACTACTACGTCTTTCAAGCGTAGTAAGACCTTTACAAAGTCGTTCTTAGAAGGATTAAATACACCTTCTGTTGAAAACAACTGTGAGATAACTTTGTCAAAAAGTGTAAGAGTCAACTTGTCCTTCTTTGTTGTGGTTAGAAAAAGGAGTTGTGCATAATACTGTGTTGGGCACAGGTTTGCCATCTGTTGCATGTTACAATAATTACATATGATAAGATCGGACGAATTATcatcattttgtatttttttgttgcatttattACATGCTATATACATTGATGTAGAAAGCACCCCTACTACACGCCCTTCTACACTGAATGTCATAGAATCATCAGAAAGTGTAAACGTTAGTACTAAGCCTAATATATTAGCATGTGGCTCCGTGGCTGTAATAGTTATGCCACTTTTTGAAGTATTAACGTAAACTTCTTTAGTAAAAGAATCTTTCTTGACTCGtatattttcaaaaatgtaTGTTGTGCCCTCTTCCACCTGATCACAAAATTTCTCCCAAAATACTATTTTAGAATACCCTTGGGGTTCTACAATCTGGCCTTCCATCATTTTTAATGTTCCTCTAGTTGTTTGGAGAGTTTTGGCTTCTCGTAGAGCAGTTACTTTGGCTTTGACCGTGATTAGCTGTCCTGGGGCAATAGTTTTGAGCATTGCCAGGTCAAAGGTGCTTGGGATGTCAACTTTCGGAAACGGTGCTGTTGGAAGCTGTTGGACTTCGACATTACCACCCATGAGCAAGTCTTCTGTGTTGCTTTTCTGATCTATGCGAAACCTTTTGATTTTCACAGGGCTGCTACCATCTTGCAATGACTGGAAGAGGTCTCTTTTGGCTGGGGCAAAGCAGACTCCTCGCAAGTATTTCTCTTTCGACTGGACTTGGAAGTCAAAGAAGTTGCCTTCTTTTATGGGTGATACATTGTGAATGTAGCCAATAATTTGGTCTGGCTTCTATGCAATGCAAGAAAAAGAACATTAGTTTGATTGCAGTTTTTAAGTGTGTGGAGAAATCCTATCTACGTATATATCAATATATATTTAGATATAAATGGTGTCTACAGGTAAAAATATGTGCAGCGCAAAATATTTTaagtgtttggaagtaaaaatATTCGGTGTGTAGGCAGGCGAGTCAAACATTtggtaaaaagaatgaaagtgTTGTTGGCATTTACTGCTGGGGAATTTATTTGAAttagtgtaaaatgaaaataaaatttcctGGCTTACCTTCACTAGTTGTTGCTTCAGGAATTTTCTGGTCCATTTTCTGGTCCATAGTTCTGACTGTACTCTGTACAggaaaagaaataaagcaaGCTAAAAGTGAGCTGTTTGAAAATCTATACTTgtataaaattaatatactATGAAAAATAATATGATCTGTTATTActttatatttgtaaaaagttttgttttgtactGCTTAATTTTAGCGCATTTCACATTTTGGTTGTGTTTACATGTGCGTTTGTAGTGGTAAATGATAATTTATATcaattttttgttgaaaaacttaACTGTTTAAAAGAATTTAAATATGAAGATCATTTAATGATTAGTGTGAGTCCTTGACTCTTGTGAATTGTTAAAGCCCAAGCCAGCCTGAGTGGTAGTTGTTGCCTCTCATGAAGACTATTTCCTGACTGTAACGACACTGTTACAGGACATATGGGAACACATGAAGGTTGAGAATCTATGAAAGCAGGTCCTCTATAGTTACCAAATTAGAGGTAAGTTTGGTGGGCGATGGCCATTGTCATAAATGATATGACGTACTGTCCCCGTGGCTCCATTGCAGAGACCAACATGTGACCATAAATTCATAGTCAACATGACTTTCGCAGTCTTTGCTAAAAAATACTACTGGTTCTAATCCAGACATGTCATCTGAACTGGCATTCTTAGCAGAAGAAGATGAATGGCGAGCATTGATGCAAGCAACAGGGTGCTGAAGTTGATTCAGCTGGTCATGGTTATATTTAGCAACTTGTTCATTACTATAAAATAACCTTGTGGCATATTCAAATTCGTTCAAATTGGACACATTTGATGGCTCTCTGGTAAGCAGTAATCTCCAGTCCTGAAAAGTGGACTGTCCGATGCGAAGTCGAGACAGCAATTCTCTGAACTGCACTTGTTCGGGGCATGTGCCTTGTACACGTTGGTTAACAGTAAGTTTGACTACCTTATCAAACATGCTGTATGCTTGGTAGCCTTGCTCTCCAACATCACTGAATAGTTTGGAATGATATAGTGGCTTATCAGCTACAGGAGGTAGCTGACCTGTGTCACCAATCAATATCATTGACTTTCCACCAAGAATCTTATCATGACTACTGGTTGCTTGTTTACAGCGTTTATCAATCCAGGTAGCTTGACCAAGCATTGAGTATTCATCAGTAAGAATGTAATCAATTTAGGTTTTCCTGTAGCGTACATAAAGCTTGACCAGTGAGGTCTTTACAACCCTTTGAGCCAACAGGTAATTTAAGCAAGGAGTGTATTGTCACACCACTTACATTGTAGGAGGCTTTCCCAGTTGTTGCAGATACTTGACATTTCTCCCGCAGGAGACTTCGGATAGCATTTATAAGGTAACTCTTGCCAGTGCCAGCAAGACCAATAATAATCAGATGTAATGGCTGTTGTTCAGGAGAATTATTTGTAAAATGGGACTCTACAATATTGAAAGCAAGTCTTTGCATTTCACTAAAACTGTTGATATCAGAAACTTCATACTCTTGGTAAGTGACATTACTGTTTTGATCTTTCATGACTCTTATCCATGTGGGCATTTCACCCATCTGCTGATCAGTGTAGTGATGTCTGTCTTCATGCCAATCATGGGTTGACTCTTGATTTGGTTCAGAGTTGTCAAATGGTGTATGGAGATCTGAGAGAATCATCCATTCTTCACGTGTATTGATATCTTGTTCAAATGGGTCATTGTCAGGTTCTACCTGACTCAGAACTATAGCTTCTAGTTTTTCTAATCATTGAGGTACATGGTTTTGTCCATAAGGGCTTTGCAAGAACTTCTGCCAACAATTTATCAGCACTTCACAAGTGGCTTCGACATCAccccatacattgctttgagtTCTTAACCAAGGCTTATATCTTAGGAGTTGATATTTACAGTACAATGCGAAGTTTGGCCGTCTAGGATTAGAGGAGTAAGTTGGAAATACTTTGGGAATTATGTTTTCAGGCATTTTTGTCCGTTTACTACTTACAACTTTAAATTTTGTAGCAAACTGCAGATTCATCACCTCAGCCGAATTATCATATTGATCACGGTAAGCGTAACGGTCAAGTAGTGAGTTGCTTGTACAAATACCATCATTCTCAGCAGAAGGGACATTACAGTGTAGATATTTTCCGTGAACCATTCAGGCTCACTGGGATAACATTAAATGATGATCTATGAAGTTTTAGAGACAACAGCTGATGCACGGTCTCTTGTGCAGCATAGTCTCTTTCTCCAACAGTTTTCATCACTACCTTCTTGATAACTTTGTGTGAATCAACATTTTCATGAAGATTGCTCACAATAGAACTGAATACTTTTTTTTAGAAAAGGTGACCTTGGTTCATCCTTAGCAGCATATTTGGTAAGATACTAAACGCAGGCATAGTGGTCAATTACCACTTGAATATCACAGTTAGCTCGCCAACCTTGCAACTGTAGTTGCTGGTTGTTGTTCAGTCTAGAGTCATTTCTTTTGGTAACAACTTTAGCCCTGTAGTGTACTTTCTCACCTTTTGAGTGAACTTCTTCAAATTCCAATCTTGTGTTTGCGGAGTATTCAAATGGAAAGTTGAACCTACATTTCAACTCCGATTGACTACCTTTGTTTCTAAGGCAGTAGTTGGAACTGCAATTGGTATGTCGCTGAACCATGTTCAAAAGATCTGCATAGTCATTGTCTAGTTCAAAATCAAGAATGTCTTCATGATGTTTCTGGCAGGGGTGAAATGCAGGTCTCATCCACATATTTTCATGTGGTGGATTTGGGTTCACTGTTGACAAAAGCCAGTCAACATACTGACACACCTTAACACTAGCATCTTTACCAGCTTGAATGTCCTGGTCTAGCTGTTCTGTGTTTACAGTATCACCCttatccttttgtttttgggcCAAGAATCCTTTTAAAGCTATTTCAGTTAACTGACACAACCCTGGGTCATTGGACAGTTCAGCAGTACCATGACAGTGGATGCTACCTCTGCCTTGATATTCATATCTAAACCAATGCCATTTAGCATCTAGGGTTTCATACAGCCAATGTTTGACAAAGCTTTCTAATCTCTGGGTGAAAAACCAATCAACAATGTGTGGATTATTAATAACATTCATCCGTCTTTCTTCACTGCTCGTATTGTGGGTAGTCATTTGAAACAAATCATGTAATTCTGGCCAATGCATATCAGCtgatgaaaaagtaaagaacaaTGTTGGTGCTCCAACATGATTTATTATTGCCTTGAGATCTTCTTTAACTTTATACCAGTATGCATCAGTACCTGAAATATTGCCCACATATC
It includes:
- the LOC138033182 gene encoding uncharacterized protein; the encoded protein is MSPPTLAQSNNRRRSEDWESFASHFTTEFEALKGEVENLRAEVRQLKRTLREAKERKQNDDEPQEGTMEHLIKVVVIQSLLLRA
- the LOC138031553 gene encoding uncharacterized protein — its product is MLGQATWIDKRCKQATSSHDKILGGKSMILIGDTGQLPPVADKPLYHSKLFSDVGEQGYQAYSMFDKVVKLTVNQRVQGTCPEQVQFRELLSRLRIGQSTFQDWRLLLTREPSNVSNLNEFEYATRLFYSNEQVAKYNHDQLNQLQHPVACINARHSSSSAKNASSDDMSGLEPVVFFSKDCESHVDYEFMVTCWSLQWSHGDSTSYHL